CGACGGCGAAAATGAAAGGATCTCCGCCGCCCAGTCGCTCTGGCGCAGCTCACCCGGCAACGAACCCACGGTATTGCGTGCGCCGATGTCCGAGAAAATCGTGGGCGCGTGCAGGTGTGTCCCATCGTCGAGTTGCACGCCAATGGCGGTGCCGTCCTCAACGAGTAGCGCCTGCACCTTCGCGTTTAGCCGGACGGCGCCGCCTGCCTGTTCGATCACAGGGACAAGCGCTTCAGCGAATGCCTTTCCGCCGCCTGCCGGATAGTAGCCGCCGTTCAGGTAGTGGAGCATCACGACAGCATGCATGCCGAAGCTCGTTTTTTCGGGTTCCATGCCCCCGTAATCGCCTTTTTGCGCGAGAAGCGCGGCGCGCAGTTGCGGATCACGGACGAGATCGCCGACTACCTCGGCAGTGCTGCGGCCCCACCATTTGCGAACGTCGCGGCGGTGCCAGAGTCCATATACGTCGCCAGGAAATCCCGACATCGCTCTTTGCGTAAAAAGGGCTTTGCCTGCGTGAACCGCTTCGATCAGCGCGGAAAAAAAAAGCATCGATGTCATTGGCGGAGTCCGGAAATTTCGCTTTGAGTTCATGTTGTAGCGCGGCCTGCGGACGTGCGAACCGAACCTCGAAATCGCCGGGGAAGTGAATGATGTCGTAGACCGTGCCCATCGGCGCGAACACCATGGTTCCGCCGGTAAGCCAGTCGATGACCGCGCGGGCGTCACCGTCCGGCCCCATCTCACCCAGGTAATGAAGGCCCACATCCCATTGAAAACCGTAACGGCTGAACGTCTGGGTGAGACCGCCCGCCGTGTGCTGCTGCTCTAGCACAAGTACGGCTTTCCCGCTTCTCGCGAGGGCGGCCGCGCAGGCAAGCCCGCCGATACCTGAGCCAATAACGATCGCGTGCCGGATATCCTCGTGTTGTGACATTCGTGCCTCGGACTCTGGTTTCAGGGCAAGCCTCGTTGTAGCGAGACTGTCGATGCGGACACTTGAAGGCTAGGGCGCCGGATCGCCACGTCCGTTGATCTGCATCAAGTTCGACAGGCAGACAAAAACTGAATGTTCGACACCAGGGCCTCGCGCAACACCAAACGACGCGAGATGAAGAGCCGCACAGGACAGAGCCGGTTGAGGCGGCATT
The DNA window shown above is from Paraburkholderia sp. BL10I2N1 and carries:
- a CDS encoding FAD-dependent oxidoreductase, producing the protein MSQHEDIRHAIVIGSGIGGLACAAALARSGKAVLVLEQQHTAGGLTQTFSRYGFQWDVGLHYLGEMGPDGDARAVIDWLTGGTMVFAPMGTVYDIIHFPGDFEVRFARPQAALQHELKAKFPDSANDIDAFFFRADRSGSRRQSPFYAKSDVGISWRRIWTLAPPRRSQMVGPQHCRGSRRSRP